TTCGCTTGCTCACCGATTTATCAGAACTCATAATTTACATCTTTAATCATGTTAATCCCATGAGTTCCATAATACAGTACTTGACCTTTTTCGATGTTTATCTGCATCTAATAAGATGTAAATATATGATATTATTTTTAGAGAGATAGCGATCGCAAAGTACAAATTGCAATGAAAATTGGGAATTTAGAACCAAACATTTTACTTCGTCGTCCTAAACCATATGAAGATGAAGATTTAGCTGGCTACATTCTTCGTTTGAGTCAAGTTAACCGTTATTCTTCACCTCAATGGATTTATAATTTGGCATCCATTCCTCAATATGCAGCTAACGGAAATTTTTGCGATCGCACTACCAGCGATTTTTCTAAATTGGCTCAATTACTTTCGGTTGAAGAGTCTACCCTATGGAAAATGGCTTTTCGGGAGTATAAATCGAACAAAGTTGCCCGTGTTAAATTTTTCGGCAGATCCTTGCCAACTTATAATTTATCCAAGCTAACAGCGAAAGTTTGTCCTTGCTGTCTGGCAGAAAAGTCTTATTGTCGCAAGATTTGGAATTTGATTCCTCTTACAGTTTGTCCAATTCATCACTGCTTACTTTTAGATGTTTGTCCTGCGTGCGATCGCACTATTCGCTGGGATCGCAATTCGGTTAATGAATGCAAATATTGCCAATCAGATTGGCGCAACATTCAGCCAGAAATCCTCGAATTGCCAGACACGATTCCCTCTCATTTGTTATTCGCTGCTTGCGGTTTGGAACAATTAGGACAAGCACAACTCCAACTCATTGGTGAGCGACATCCGATTTTAAATTTAGAACTAGAACACCTGGTTAGTCTACTCACCTTCATTGCAGGACAATTAGTAGATATCGGTGACACTACAGGTAAATTTATTGCCACTAGTCGCAGTAATCAAGAATTACATGACTTACTTTTCTCCGCTTGGGATTACCTTAAAGATTTTCCCCAAAGTTTTGAGAGCTTTCTAGAATGGCGCAAAAAGAAAAGTTCTCATTCAGACCGAAATACTGGAATTTCTAAGGATTTCGGTCACTTTTATGGAAGGCTCTACAAAAATTTTCCCCGACATACTTTTGGCTTTTTACATAAAGCTTTTGAGAATTATTTGGCAACTCAATGGGATGGAGGCTACTTAAATACAAAGCTGGGAAGAATTAAAATGCCTGATGATGTCGAGCGTAAATTCCTGTCTGGAGCGGAAACTGCAAAGTTATTAAAAATGAAGGAAGCTTGGGTATTGCGCTCAGTTCAATGTGGAATGTTAAAGGGTCGGTTACGTAAAATGGGCAAGCGGACATCGGTACTAGTTGAACGAGAAAGCGCAGAAGCTTATTTACAAAATCTTGCCAATGCCATATCCACTGAAGAAGTAGCTAAAATTTTAGGAATCGGACGTAAAGCTGTAGTCGATCTGATTGAACACTCGTGTTTGTCAGCTTTCAGAGGACGTACCGCAGATGGATACTTAAGATGGTTGATTAATCGCAATGCACCAGTAGAGTTATTAAATCGCATAGATGCTTTGTTGAAGGAAAAGACAGATAGGGGAAAAATAGACAAATGCTCTTTCGATTTAGCAATCCGCAGGTTAAGTGGTTCGGGATGTTCGATTGGTCGTTTTGTTAGCGCAATTTTAGATAGGACAATTGTTCCAGTTGGCAAAATTCAAAGAATTGGACTAAAGCAGTATTGTTTCGATACCCAAAATATAGATCGATTGGTAGAGGATTACTACAAAAAAGACGAGCAGGTTTTGAATGTCTCAGACATTGCCATTTTGTTGGGGATCAAACAACAAGTAGCTGCATTTTGGATCGATCGCGGTTTCATGTCGGCAGAAATTAAACCTGGTAAACATAGACCTCGAAAGGTTTTGAAGGTATCAATTGAGGAATTTCGCAACCAGTATATAACTGCTGTTGAATTAGCTCGTCAGATGGATACTTCTCCTAGAAAAGTAGTGAGTTTATTGGGCGATCGCCATATTTTACCCGTTACTGGCAAAGAAATTGATGGCGGAAGACAGTATCTATTTTTGAGAAAAGAAGTGACGGTTGATCTAACCAAAATCATACAGGATAGTTAATCTGAGTAAAAAGTAAAAAGCTCATTTTAGTGACAAGCTTTAAATTTAAACAAGAAAAGTACTTAGTCAAAATCAAACACATCTAAAACTTAAATAACAAGATTTCCACGGTGTTATTTATAAGGAATATTGGGGAACTTTAAAAGTGTAGCGCTCGCTTTGGCCGTGGATTCCTTTTCTCAAGGCATAAATGACCCAAAGTTATGAGCCATTGGGAATGGGCGCAGGGATTGCATCGAGTTGGCGATAATTATCTTTACGTTAATCGAGGGTTAGGCAGTTTTATCACCTGGACGATGGTTTTGTCCTCCAGAAATAACAGTCATCTCTTTAGTCGCGTAAGCATAAATATTTTTGGTATTTTTTCCACGACTTTTCCACTATTTAAAATTAACTTTTAATTATCTAGAAATTAAATAGGAGTTTTATGAAGAAAAACTTAGTCTATTCCACAATTTTCGCCCTAACAACGACGACAGTAGGACTACCGATTGTAACTCAGGCTTAGGATATCGAATTCGATGAGTCATAGTGGCGTTTGCTAACTCAATTCCTGCTCGAACAAGCGTACAAATCGCTCTCAAAGATCTCCAACCTGTTGTACCAAATGGTAATTCCTTTTTTAACTATCAGATCTCTGGTAAGCACGTCGGATTGACGGAACCGATTCCCTATGGTTTAGCTCGTTTTCGAGCAGATAATTTTCGATAGAACTAGCTAAATTTAACTTTCTTGCCTAATCGGACAGCTAAAAATATTTCAAAAAAAAGATATGCAAAATAGATATCCTAGTAAGTTAATTTATCGAGTAATATTAGCTATCTTGATTTTTTTGTGGTCTGGTATACCAAGTTTGGCTCAAAAAAATATTCCAACCGAATTAGAAATTTTAAACCGTCATCCAGAGCAAATTATTAAACCACAACCGTCGGTACAGCCATCTCCTAATGCCCCGGGATTAAATGAGCCAGAAGAATTGGAGGCATTTATAGACAATTTTTTTGAGCAGGAAAGAGCGAAGAATCATATTCCTGGTGGAGTTGTTTCTGTTGTCAAAGATGGAAAGCTATTTTTTGCTAAGGGTTATGGTTATGCTAACGTAGAAAAAAAAATTCCCGTTGTTGCAGATAAAACTCTCTTTCGCGTTGCTTCTCTCTCCAAGTTAGTTACAGCCACAGCAGCAATGCAATTATACGAGAAGGGACAACTAGATTTAAATGCTGAAGTTAACCAATATCTTACAGATTTTCAACTGAAGAATCCTTTTCCTGAACCCGTCAAAGTAGCTCAATTAATGACACATACAGACGGCACTACAAAACGAAGAATCGGACTTGCTGCTCGTAGTGCATCCGCCATGAAACCATTGGGGGAATACTTGGCTGAGCATATGCCGCCGATAGTTTGGCATCCTGGCCAACTATACAGTTACTCCAGTCATAGTACAGCTTTGTTGGGCTATTTGGTAGAAAAGATTTCTGGTGTTCCTTTCTCTCAATACATCGAGCAAAACATTTTTCAACCACTGGAAATGCGTCGCAGCAGTTTCCTTCAACCAGCACCGCCACCTTTAGCAAACGATCTAGCGATAGGCTATCAATATCGTAATGGTTCTTTTAAATCT
The DNA window shown above is from Coleofasciculaceae cyanobacterium and carries:
- a CDS encoding TniQ family protein; translated protein: MKIGNLEPNILLRRPKPYEDEDLAGYILRLSQVNRYSSPQWIYNLASIPQYAANGNFCDRTTSDFSKLAQLLSVEESTLWKMAFREYKSNKVARVKFFGRSLPTYNLSKLTAKVCPCCLAEKSYCRKIWNLIPLTVCPIHHCLLLDVCPACDRTIRWDRNSVNECKYCQSDWRNIQPEILELPDTIPSHLLFAACGLEQLGQAQLQLIGERHPILNLELEHLVSLLTFIAGQLVDIGDTTGKFIATSRSNQELHDLLFSAWDYLKDFPQSFESFLEWRKKKSSHSDRNTGISKDFGHFYGRLYKNFPRHTFGFLHKAFENYLATQWDGGYLNTKLGRIKMPDDVERKFLSGAETAKLLKMKEAWVLRSVQCGMLKGRLRKMGKRTSVLVERESAEAYLQNLANAISTEEVAKILGIGRKAVVDLIEHSCLSAFRGRTADGYLRWLINRNAPVELLNRIDALLKEKTDRGKIDKCSFDLAIRRLSGSGCSIGRFVSAILDRTIVPVGKIQRIGLKQYCFDTQNIDRLVEDYYKKDEQVLNVSDIAILLGIKQQVAAFWIDRGFMSAEIKPGKHRPRKVLKVSIEEFRNQYITAVELARQMDTSPRKVVSLLGDRHILPVTGKEIDGGRQYLFLRKEVTVDLTKIIQDS
- a CDS encoding serine hydrolase, with the translated sequence MQNRYPSKLIYRVILAILIFLWSGIPSLAQKNIPTELEILNRHPEQIIKPQPSVQPSPNAPGLNEPEELEAFIDNFFEQERAKNHIPGGVVSVVKDGKLFFAKGYGYANVEKKIPVVADKTLFRVASLSKLVTATAAMQLYEKGQLDLNAEVNQYLTDFQLKNPFPEPVKVAQLMTHTDGTTKRRIGLAARSASAMKPLGEYLAEHMPPIVWHPGQLYSYSSHSTALLGYLVEKISGVPFSQYIEQNIFQPLEMRRSSFLQPAPPPLANDLAIGYQYRNGSFKSVPYLYLNIAPAASMQTTATDMANFALAHLLNGRYENSRILE